A window of Costertonia aggregata contains these coding sequences:
- a CDS encoding substrate-binding domain-containing protein, protein MKTVRIIGVPEHFNLPWHLAIEEGAFEERGIELQWTDIPEGTGKMCQMLKNEETDLAIILTEGLVKSIIDGNTVKLVQEYIASPLLWGIHVGAKSQLMHIDDLENSKAAISRFGSGSHLMAYVNAQNQGWSTKNLVFEIINNLDGAIEGLTNNKADYFMWEHFTTKPLVDNGTFRRLGDCPTPWPCFVIAATEAFLTDNMKTLRHILEVINLYTEEFKSIPSIDRTLANRYRQKLEDIQEWLSITKWSQSQMDSQTIEKVQDILIDLKLIDKKLKVEQILTKL, encoded by the coding sequence ATGAAAACTGTAAGAATCATAGGGGTCCCCGAGCATTTTAACCTGCCTTGGCATTTGGCCATAGAGGAAGGTGCCTTTGAGGAACGAGGTATTGAATTACAATGGACGGATATTCCCGAAGGTACAGGGAAAATGTGCCAAATGCTCAAAAATGAAGAGACCGATTTGGCCATTATCCTTACCGAGGGACTCGTTAAAAGCATTATCGATGGTAATACGGTTAAATTAGTGCAAGAATATATAGCTTCGCCCCTATTATGGGGAATTCATGTTGGGGCCAAAAGTCAACTTATGCATATTGATGACCTTGAAAACTCGAAAGCTGCCATTAGTAGATTTGGGAGTGGTAGTCATCTTATGGCCTATGTAAATGCCCAAAACCAAGGATGGAGTACTAAAAATTTAGTATTTGAAATCATAAATAATCTGGACGGAGCAATTGAAGGCTTGACCAATAACAAGGCAGACTATTTTATGTGGGAACACTTCACTACAAAACCTTTGGTAGATAATGGCACCTTTCGTAGGTTAGGTGATTGTCCTACACCGTGGCCTTGTTTTGTGATTGCGGCAACCGAAGCTTTTTTAACGGACAATATGAAAACTTTAAGGCATATTCTAGAAGTTATAAATCTGTATACCGAGGAATTTAAATCAATTCCCAGTATAGATCGCACTTTGGCCAATCGCTACAGGCAAAAATTGGAGGATATACAAGAATGGTTATCGATTACAAAGTGGAGTCAGTCGCAGATGGATTCGCAAACCATTGAAAAAGTGCAAGATATCCTGATTGACTTAAAGTTGATTGATAAAAAATTAAAAGTGGAACAAATCCTTACCAAGCTATAG
- a CDS encoding uracil-DNA glycosylase, translating to MDVKIHPSWKQYLKTEFEQLYFKRLINFVKQEYTQHTCYPKGPHIFAAFDHCPFDATKVVIIGQDPYHGPNQANGLCFSVKDGIPHPPSLINIFKEIQTDINTTYPKSGNLERWADQGVLLLNATLTVRAHQAGSHQNKGWETFTDAVIRKLSQEKENLVFLLWGGYAKKKATLIDKSKHHILTSGHPSPLSANRGYWFGNHHFSKTNGILQNLGKKPIAW from the coding sequence ATGGATGTAAAGATACACCCAAGTTGGAAACAATACTTAAAAACGGAATTTGAACAGCTTTATTTTAAAAGGCTTATCAATTTTGTTAAACAGGAGTACACCCAACATACCTGTTATCCCAAAGGTCCCCATATTTTCGCCGCATTTGACCACTGTCCGTTTGATGCAACCAAGGTCGTGATTATTGGTCAAGACCCTTATCATGGACCGAACCAGGCAAACGGACTTTGTTTTTCGGTAAAGGATGGAATCCCGCATCCGCCTTCACTCATCAATATTTTCAAGGAAATCCAAACCGACATAAACACAACCTATCCCAAAAGCGGTAATCTGGAACGTTGGGCCGACCAAGGGGTTTTATTGCTCAATGCTACATTGACCGTAAGAGCTCACCAAGCAGGAAGCCATCAAAATAAAGGCTGGGAAACTTTTACGGATGCTGTTATCAGAAAATTATCACAAGAGAAAGAGAATCTTGTTTTTCTACTTTGGGGAGGCTACGCAAAAAAGAAGGCCACTTTAATAGATAAAAGCAAACATCATATATTAACCTCTGGTCATCCTTCGCCTCTGAGTGCCAATCGTGGGTACTGGTTTGGAAACCATCACTTCAGCAAAACCAATGGGATTTTGCAAAATTTAGGCAAAAAACCTATAGCTTGGTAA
- a CDS encoding BKACE family enzyme — MHKNLIINFTPTGMIPTKKMTPYVPVSVDEIVEDVHAACEIGITMVHLHARDAISHVPSYKKEIYSDIILGIRKFAPKLVICVSLSGRDFSELEKRSDPLLLSDWAKPDMGSLTLSSLNFNKTASVNSPQMVMDLAKMMKDKGIIPELEVFDSGMINYAKYLEKKELLVAPHYFNILLGNIACAQPNLLHTGVLINDLPNDSLWSLAGIGNSQLMMNSIAIATGGGVRTGIEDNIWYDASRTKLAMNIDLIKRIHVIAKANERKVMLPSEFRKKMNLAPGDGQYGRKYTEST; from the coding sequence ATGCACAAAAACCTCATTATCAACTTTACGCCGACCGGTATGATTCCTACAAAAAAGATGACACCGTATGTTCCCGTAAGTGTTGACGAAATTGTAGAAGATGTTCATGCGGCTTGTGAAATAGGGATAACTATGGTTCATTTACATGCCAGGGACGCTATCTCACATGTGCCTAGTTATAAAAAGGAAATCTACTCGGATATAATTTTGGGCATTCGCAAGTTTGCGCCTAAATTGGTTATATGTGTTTCTCTCAGTGGTAGGGATTTCAGTGAGCTTGAAAAACGTTCAGATCCCTTATTGTTAAGCGATTGGGCAAAACCGGACATGGGTAGTTTGACCTTGAGTTCACTCAATTTTAATAAGACGGCAAGTGTAAATTCCCCTCAAATGGTAATGGACTTGGCTAAGATGATGAAAGACAAAGGCATTATTCCCGAACTGGAAGTTTTTGACTCGGGCATGATAAACTATGCAAAATATTTAGAGAAGAAAGAACTGTTGGTAGCGCCCCATTACTTTAATATACTTTTGGGTAATATTGCTTGTGCACAACCTAATCTTCTACACACTGGGGTATTGATCAACGATTTGCCAAATGATTCTTTATGGAGCTTAGCGGGGATCGGCAACAGCCAATTGATGATGAACTCTATTGCTATTGCTACAGGTGGCGGTGTGCGAACGGGTATAGAAGACAATATTTGGTACGATGCTTCTCGTACAAAATTGGCAATGAATATAGATTTAATAAAACGCATACATGTCATAGCTAAAGCAAATGAACGTAAGGTTATGCTACCTTCGGAATTTAGAAAAAAAATGAACCTAGCACCTGGTGATGGTCAGTATGGCAGAAAGTATACAGAATCAACCTAG
- a CDS encoding GNAT family N-acetyltransferase, with product MEVEKDDKFYRFKWFWNILRHGLFMHGLRNRLARIGIDIMPYYWVLEEATPLSNPPKLRGKDISGFRVMNFDEKDVIKIKNSIIGIEQKDLLQYIREGQICIGIKHNDEIAAYTFIKPDSFYFRDREFKFKANEVYLHSMYTFEKFRGKNMAPYLRYECYEMLKNENIDYKYSVSEYFNKSTIRFKKKLNSEHKKLYLSIILFGKITWNFTLKTFRG from the coding sequence ATGGAAGTTGAAAAAGATGACAAATTTTATAGATTCAAGTGGTTTTGGAATATACTTCGCCATGGGCTGTTCATGCATGGGCTTAGGAATAGGCTAGCGCGTATTGGTATAGATATAATGCCGTATTATTGGGTGCTGGAAGAAGCCACACCCCTATCTAACCCGCCAAAGTTACGAGGAAAGGACATCTCTGGTTTTAGGGTCATGAATTTTGATGAGAAAGATGTTATAAAAATTAAAAATAGCATTATCGGTATTGAGCAGAAAGACTTGTTACAATACATTCGTGAAGGTCAAATATGTATCGGTATAAAACACAATGACGAAATCGCTGCATATACCTTCATAAAGCCTGACAGTTTTTATTTTAGGGACAGGGAATTTAAGTTCAAAGCGAATGAAGTATATCTACATAGCATGTATACTTTTGAAAAGTTCAGGGGTAAAAACATGGCTCCTTACCTGCGCTATGAGTGCTATGAAATGCTGAAAAATGAAAATATAGATTATAAATACAGTGTAAGCGAATATTTCAATAAATCCACCATTAGATTTAAGAAAAAATTAAATTCCGAACACAAAAAACTGTATCTGAGTATTATACTTTTTGGAAAAATAACTTGGAATTTTACGCTGAAAACGTTTAGAGGATAA
- a CDS encoding phenylacetate--CoA ligase family protein yields MRSKLFWFVDAIKGGKISEHYKEIAFINSQKNNFSSVSHTRNKLIGDILNHAASTTPYYKDFKQNEALSNFPVIKKTIVQENFEAFKSTVYLDRPKFKVATSGSTGVPFFLYQDQNKKNRNTADTIFFLKKAGYEVGQRLYDIEVWRNINMMTPLKAWMKNLVYVDISKFNDADIDLFIANLKKDTSPKNLVGFASAFENICQHLDKIGSKPFTNLKIASIIAISEHLNDYVKSSMKKYFNANVVSRYSNEEIGIIAQQIPGAKKTDFQINWASYHLEILKMDSDRPAEPNEKGRIVITDLFNYCMPMIRYDTGDIASFDTLLAEDAPFPKLTSVEGRKMDSVFNTNGEAISPFLIYTKFYPFYHLIKQYQFIQVKEKKYLIKLNTHTGSFEHRDALIQSFQEDFGNDAVIALEMVDEIPPLSSGKRKKVVNLNTGKK; encoded by the coding sequence TTGAGAAGTAAACTATTTTGGTTCGTTGATGCCATAAAAGGGGGCAAAATATCTGAACATTATAAAGAAATAGCGTTTATAAACAGTCAAAAAAACAACTTTAGTTCAGTTTCGCATACACGAAATAAGCTTATTGGCGACATTTTAAATCACGCTGCATCGACAACGCCCTACTATAAAGACTTTAAGCAAAACGAAGCTCTTAGTAATTTTCCTGTCATCAAAAAAACGATAGTTCAAGAAAATTTTGAGGCCTTTAAATCCACAGTATATCTAGACCGTCCAAAATTCAAAGTTGCTACAAGTGGTTCAACAGGTGTACCATTTTTTTTATATCAAGATCAAAATAAAAAAAACAGAAATACTGCCGACACTATTTTTTTCTTAAAAAAAGCTGGTTATGAGGTAGGTCAGCGTCTATATGACATTGAGGTTTGGCGTAATATCAATATGATGACACCTCTAAAAGCATGGATGAAAAATTTGGTATATGTTGATATTTCAAAATTCAATGATGCCGATATTGACCTTTTTATAGCCAATCTCAAAAAGGATACATCCCCCAAAAACTTGGTCGGTTTTGCTTCAGCATTTGAGAACATATGTCAACATCTGGACAAAATTGGCTCAAAACCTTTTACCAATTTAAAAATAGCATCAATTATAGCAATTTCGGAACATTTGAACGACTACGTAAAAAGTTCAATGAAAAAGTACTTTAACGCCAATGTGGTTTCAAGATACTCAAACGAAGAAATTGGTATTATTGCCCAACAAATTCCTGGAGCCAAAAAAACCGATTTCCAAATCAATTGGGCGAGTTATCATTTGGAAATACTTAAGATGGATTCGGATAGGCCGGCAGAGCCCAACGAAAAGGGAAGAATAGTTATAACCGACCTTTTCAATTATTGTATGCCGATGATACGATACGATACGGGAGACATCGCCAGTTTTGACACCTTGCTGGCCGAAGACGCTCCATTCCCCAAACTCACAAGTGTAGAGGGTAGAAAGATGGACTCGGTTTTCAATACAAACGGAGAGGCTATTTCACCGTTTCTGATATACACTAAATTTTATCCGTTTTATCATTTGATAAAACAATATCAATTTATTCAAGTCAAAGAGAAAAAATATCTGATAAAACTAAATACCCATACTGGTAGTTTTGAGCATAGGGATGCTTTAATTCAAAGCTTTCAAGAGGATTTTGGGAACGATGCGGTAATAGCGTTGGAAATGGTTGACGAAATACCGCCTTTATCCTCAGGAAAACGAAAAAAGGTAGTTAATCTTAACACAGGAAAAAAATAA
- a CDS encoding endonuclease MutS2 translates to MANIYHKTLQDLEFPTVLQQLAARCNTEPGKASALEIAPIAEKSVILRVLGQTSEYLTSLQSDTRMPNHGFDSINADLRLLKVENTTLEIQGFRRISSICDTVTTQKKFLKKFKEYYPLLFELSESLELQTEIPQLINAVIDRFGEVKDSASENLRSIRQQKQGIKGKIGQSFGAALNQYHASDFLDEIRESVVENRRVLAVKAMYRKKVKGSVMGTSKTGSIVYIEPEATLRYSRELNNLEFEEREEIQRILNQLTHQIRPFAWLLRQYQEFLTHIDVTAAKAKYAEEMNALLPEINENKRLFLRDAYHPLLFLNNKQKDEKTYPQTIELHPENRIIVISGPNAGGKSITLKTIGLLQVMLQSGLLISVHERSSVCLFEKIMTDIGDNQSIENHLSTYSYRLKNMNQFLKRCNNKTLFLIDEFGTGSDPELGGALAEAFLEVFYEREAYGVITTHYSNLKVLANELPNATNANMLFDNKSLQPTFQLVLGQAGSSFTFEVAQKNGIPYSLINKAKKKIERGKVRFDATIAKLQKERSKMAQTGSKLQEEETKARAEAERLEKLNAKIKSKLENYQELYDHDQRMIQLGNKVNVAADKYFQDNKKRNLVSELIRIVETENSKRKKKSANQAKAERAKKAKVAQEVQKEVKVIREKKKVEKTKAVLKEKNKPRPVLKIGDRVRMHDGKAIGTVDKLEKGKAVVNYGMFTTNVGVNQLELVSTPKSSSKRKT, encoded by the coding sequence GTGGCAAACATTTACCATAAAACGCTTCAAGACCTAGAATTTCCAACCGTTTTACAGCAGTTGGCCGCACGTTGCAACACCGAACCGGGCAAAGCATCTGCTTTGGAAATCGCACCTATTGCTGAAAAGTCCGTTATATTGAGAGTTTTGGGCCAAACTTCGGAATACCTTACCTCGTTGCAAAGCGATACCCGAATGCCCAATCATGGTTTTGATAGTATAAATGCCGATTTAAGGTTACTCAAAGTAGAGAATACCACGCTTGAAATTCAGGGCTTTCGACGTATTTCATCCATTTGTGATACGGTAACAACCCAAAAAAAGTTTTTGAAAAAATTTAAGGAGTACTACCCTTTGCTTTTTGAACTTTCTGAAAGTTTGGAGTTACAAACCGAAATTCCGCAACTTATCAATGCTGTAATCGATAGGTTTGGAGAGGTAAAGGACAGCGCATCTGAAAACCTAAGAAGTATTCGCCAGCAAAAGCAGGGTATTAAGGGTAAAATCGGGCAAAGCTTTGGTGCGGCCCTAAATCAATACCACGCATCGGATTTTTTGGACGAGATTCGGGAATCGGTTGTGGAAAACCGTCGTGTTTTAGCCGTTAAGGCTATGTATCGCAAAAAAGTGAAGGGTTCGGTCATGGGCACTTCCAAAACCGGAAGCATTGTATATATAGAGCCCGAAGCTACTTTGAGATATAGCCGAGAGCTCAACAATTTGGAGTTTGAGGAGCGGGAAGAAATACAGCGTATTTTAAATCAGCTTACCCATCAAATACGGCCCTTTGCCTGGCTCTTGAGACAATATCAGGAATTTTTGACCCATATTGACGTCACGGCGGCCAAAGCGAAATACGCTGAGGAAATGAATGCCTTGTTGCCGGAAATCAATGAAAACAAACGCCTTTTTTTAAGGGATGCCTATCATCCCCTACTTTTTTTGAACAATAAGCAAAAAGACGAGAAAACTTATCCCCAGACTATAGAGTTGCATCCCGAGAACCGTATTATCGTTATTTCGGGACCCAATGCCGGTGGAAAAAGCATCACCTTGAAAACGATAGGTCTGTTACAGGTTATGCTGCAATCCGGATTGTTGATCTCGGTTCATGAACGTAGTTCCGTTTGTTTGTTTGAGAAGATAATGACGGATATTGGTGACAACCAATCCATTGAAAATCATTTAAGTACATATAGTTATCGACTTAAGAACATGAACCAGTTCTTGAAACGGTGCAATAACAAGACCCTGTTCTTGATCGATGAATTTGGAACGGGAAGCGACCCCGAGTTGGGCGGCGCATTGGCCGAGGCTTTCTTGGAAGTTTTTTATGAGCGTGAAGCTTACGGCGTAATTACTACGCACTACTCCAATCTTAAGGTTTTGGCCAACGAATTGCCGAATGCCACAAATGCCAATATGTTGTTTGATAACAAATCATTACAGCCCACTTTTCAATTGGTCTTGGGACAGGCAGGTAGTTCTTTTACGTTTGAGGTCGCACAAAAAAACGGAATCCCCTACTCGCTCATCAATAAGGCAAAGAAAAAAATAGAACGTGGCAAAGTACGATTTGATGCGACTATTGCCAAATTGCAAAAAGAACGCAGCAAAATGGCCCAAACCGGGTCAAAACTTCAAGAAGAGGAGACCAAGGCCAGAGCGGAAGCCGAACGCTTGGAAAAATTGAACGCCAAGATCAAGTCCAAGCTGGAAAACTATCAGGAGCTGTACGATCATGACCAACGCATGATACAGCTGGGCAACAAAGTAAACGTAGCGGCCGACAAATATTTTCAGGATAACAAAAAACGTAATTTGGTTTCAGAGCTTATCCGCATTGTAGAGACCGAGAACAGTAAACGCAAGAAAAAATCGGCCAATCAGGCCAAGGCAGAGCGTGCAAAAAAGGCAAAGGTAGCCCAGGAAGTACAAAAAGAGGTCAAAGTCATCCGTGAAAAAAAGAAGGTAGAGAAAACTAAAGCGGTACTTAAAGAAAAGAACAAACCTAGACCTGTCCTAAAAATTGGGGACCGTGTTCGTATGCACGATGGCAAGGCCATAGGTACCGTTGACAAACTGGAAAAAGGTAAAGCTGTCGTAAATTATGGCATGTTCACTACGAATGTGGGGGTAAATCAGTTGGAATTGGTAAGTACGCCCAAATCTTCCTCAAAACGAAAGACCTAA
- a CDS encoding thiol-disulfide oxidoreductase DCC family protein, with protein MEDDKKIVLFDGVCNLCNASIQFVIKRDTNDVFRYAALQSEVGQKLVSERGLDTSQIDSIILIEPGVAYYTKSDAALEIGKHLRGYRTLSSLLKLIPSGFRNIIYDFVARNRYKWYGKQDDCMIPTPELQAKFLG; from the coding sequence ATGGAAGATGATAAAAAAATTGTACTATTCGACGGGGTTTGCAATCTGTGCAATGCCTCTATTCAATTTGTGATCAAGCGCGATACCAACGATGTATTTAGATATGCCGCTCTACAAAGCGAGGTGGGCCAAAAGCTTGTTTCTGAACGCGGCTTGGACACCTCTCAAATAGATTCCATCATCCTAATTGAACCGGGAGTTGCATATTATACAAAATCGGATGCCGCTTTGGAAATAGGCAAGCATTTAAGGGGGTACCGCACTCTTTCATCCCTATTAAAATTGATTCCGAGTGGTTTTCGGAACATTATTTATGACTTTGTCGCCCGAAATCGATACAAATGGTATGGTAAGCAGGATGACTGTATGATTCCCACACCCGAATTGCAGGCAAAGTTTTTGGGTTGA